The genomic DNA AGAATCGTCGTGCTCATGCAGGAATCTTCCCGCACGTGCCCTGCGCTCAGTCCGACAGCCCCATCGCAGGCGCCCGGGGGCTGCGCCGAAAAGCCGAAACCTCGGGGTGGCCGGTGAGCCAGAAGCGCCAGGCCCGGTCAGCGGCCTTGCTCACTCCGACCCGCGGTCCCGCGGTGGAACCGGCGACCGTAGCGAGCTCGAGGCGCACCGGCGACTCATCGGAGAACAGATCGGTCCCGTTGTCCGTCATCACGATCCCCAGCGCCGAGCACAGATTCCCCGGCCCCCGGGCCAACGCCGCTGTGGTGACTGCCATACCCCGGCGCTGCTGGGCGATCTCAACACCATCGACCACCATCGCCGCGCGCAACAACACCGCGGCTGCGTCGCCATCGGGACCACACACCACGTTGGCGCAGGTGTGGATGCCGTGGCTGCGATAGGTGTAGAGAAGGCCCGCCCGATCGAACATCACGGTGTTGCGCCCACCGCGGCCGCGGAAGGAGTGCGCCGCCGGATCGGGCCATGGTCCGTCGGCCGGGCCCCCGTACGCCTCGACCTCGACGATCTTCGCCTCCACTCCACGGCACCACAACGACGCTCCCAGGAGCCGGCGGGCGGCTGAGACCGGATCAACATCCAACGGGTGCATGAGCCGATTCTGCCCAACCCCTTGACGGCCCAGCTCGGCGGGAGGATATTCATCGCATGATGAGTTCATCAGGTGATGAATTTTTGACCAGCGCCGACGCCGTGAACATCGTGGGGTTGCGGGTGGTACGCGGCAGCAACACCGTGCTGCACAACCTCGACCTCACGATCCGCCGTGGCAGCATCACCGGTCTCCTCGGCCCCTCCGGCTGCGGAAAGACCACCCTGATGCGCTGCATCGTCGGCACCCAGGTGATTGCAGCGGGTCGCGTCGACGTGCTCGGCCGACCGGCCGGATCTCGCGCACTGCGCCACCGCGTCGGCTACGTCACCCAGAACCCGACGGTGTACGCCGACCTCAGAGTCATCGACAACGTGCGGTACTTCGCAGCTCTGTTCGGCGTCGCGCCGTCGGTTGCTGCCGAGGCCGTCTCGGCCGTCGGACTGGGCGAGCATCGCAACAGCTACTGCGCCGACCTGTCCGGCGGGCAGCGCAGCCGGGTGTCACTGGCGTGCGCGCTGGTCGGCGCGCCAGAACTCCTGGTGCTCGACGAGCCGACTGTGGGTCTGGATCCGGTTCTGCGGGTGGACCTCTGGGACCGGTTTGCCGATCTGACCCGCCGCGGCACCACCCTGCTGGTCTCCAGCCATGTGATGGATGAAGCCGACCACTGCGGCGACCTGCTGCTCATGCGTGACGGCCATCTGCTGGCGCACACCACCCCGGCCCGACTCAGAGAGGACACGAGATGCAACTCGCTGGAGGACGCGTTCCTGTCGGTCATCAGGCACAGCACCGCAGCCTGACCGGCCGCCGCCGCGTCGCAGCCCGGCCGTATCTCGCGACCACGGCACGGATCCTGCGGCAACTGGCCGCTGATCACCGCAGCATCGCCATGATCCTGGTGGTTCCGACGCTGGTCATCGTGTTGATGTATTTCATGTTCGACAACACGCCCGCGTCGTTCAACGCCGCCTGCCTGATGTTGCTCGGGTTACTGCCCCTAGTGGTGATGTTCCTGATCACGTCGATCTCGATGCAGCGGGAGCGGGCCTCGGGCACGCTAGAGCGGATTCTCACCACACCACTTCGCCGCGGTGACCTGCTGGCTGCCTACGGGACGGCGTTCTCGCTCGCCGCGGCGGCTCAGGCCACGATCGCTTGTGTGGTGGCATTCTGGTTGCTCGGATTCGACACCGCCGGCAGCCCGGTGTGGGTGTTCGTCATCGCCATCGTCAACGCCGTGCTGGGTGTCGGGCTCGGATTGTTGTGCAGCGCGTTCGCCCGCACCGAGTTCCAGGCCGTGCAGTTCATGCCGGTGGTGGTGGTCCCCCAGCTGCTGCTCTGCGGCATCATCGTGCCGCGGCCCTTGATGCCGGAGTGGCTGCAGTGGATCAGCAATGCCATGCCGGCCAGTTACGGGTTGGAAGCACTGCGCGAGGTCGGCGCCCATCCTGAGCTGACAGGGATCGCGGTCCGTGACATCGTGGTGGTCGTGGCATTCGCGGTGACGGCGCTGGCTCTGGCAGCGGTGACTCTGCGCAGGCGGACTCCCTAGACCCGGTGACCACTGAGAACCGGCGGCGACCGGGGCGCCCGACAGGAGCCTCCGACACACGCGAGAAGATCCTGGCCAGCGCTCGGGAGATGTTCGCGCGCAACGGCATCGGCAACACCTCCATCCGCGCCATCGCCGCCGACGCGGGAGTGGATTCAGCTCTGGTGCATCACTACTTCGGCACCAAGGAGAAGTTGTTCACCGCCGCGATCAACATCTCGTTCGATCCTGCGCAGATCCTCGTTCCCCTGGCCACCGTGCCGGTGGCCGAGTTGGGCCGCACCCTGCCGTCGCTGATCCTGCCGCTCTGGGATTCCGAGGTGGGCGCCGGCATGGTCGCCACTCTGCGCTCGGCGATCACCGGCGACGACCTCACCATGTTCCGGTCGTTCCTGCGTGACGTGGTGGTGCATCATCTGGCGGCGCGCGTGGACGAGCCGGCCGGAACAGGGGTCCTGCGCGCCGAGTTCGCGGCCACCCAGGTGCTGGGCGTGGTGATGGCGCGCCACATCCTGCGGCTGGAACCGATGGCGTCGCTGCCCGTCGAGCAGATCGTCGACACCATCGCGCCGACCCTGCAGCGTTACTTCACCGGGGCACTGCCCGGTTACTGAGCCTCGCCGACAAGTCGGGCGTGTTCGGCGTCGTCAACGTCGCGGGCCTCGTCGACCAACAGCACTGGAATACCGTCATCGATCCGGTAGGCGCGCCGCAACCTCGGGTTGTAGAGCAGATCGGCGGTGTACATCAACGGGCCCCGGTCAGCCGGGCACACGAGGATGGTCAGCAGCTTCTCGTCGAGCACTTACCGACCAGGCATCGGGAAGATCGGGTTGTCATCCCGGATCATCGGATTGCCGTTCATGTTCGGCTGCCACGGCCCCTGGTTGATGGAGAAGCCGACGCCGCCGGGGCCGCTCTGCTGACCCATCTGCGCCAGCACCTTCTGCTGGTTGGAGACGGTCTGCTGCAGCGCACCCACCAGCGGAGCCTGATTCGGGCCACGGTTGGCCGCTGCGGCCTGGACCAGCTGCAGGTCGGCCGGCTTGGGTCGGATGCCCTGGGCACGCAGCACCAGCGCGTCGTTGAGGAGGTTGGCGACCTGGCCGCCGCCGGAACCGGTGCCGTACTGCGCCTCGAGGTCGTCGAGGACGTCGGCGTTGGCGGTCCCCGCCAGGCCCAGCATCAGCGATGCCGCCAGCCCCACGCCGGCCAGGCCGGTCACCGTGGCGCGACGCCAGCGCGAAGCCGTTGTGTCGGACTGAGATGTCATTGCAGATCCTCCAGCAGCGCGATGCCTGTGAGCATGAGTCGGAGGCGCCCCAGATGAGTTCCACGCCTCGCAGCTGTCTCGGGGAGCCTAACAGCGCTATCGCTACGTAGCACCATCTGTGTTACTCCGCCGCTTCCAAGCGCCCGCGCACCGCCGCGGTCAGCCGCTTGTACTGGCCGGTCGCCGGGTCCAGGACCCAGGTGGTGCGCCCGGCTTTCGGCACCCCCGCGGCGCGCAACTCCCCGATCATCGGCCGGTAGGTGGCCGCCAGCGGCAGGTCGGGCACCACGTGCACGATGTCCGGCGGCAGACCCACCACCAGGTGTGCCAGCGCCTCCCCGATGTCGGCGGCCGTCACCGTGGCGCCGGGCCGCAACATCAACGCCGTCACCGCCAGTTGCCCCTCACCTGCCTCTACGCCGTAGGTGGCCGCCAGGTCCACCGCGGGGATCATGCTCAGCGCGTTGGTGATCGGTTCGGCGTAGACCACGCCCCGCTTCGTGCGCAGCAGCCCGGGGCGGTTGTCCACCAGCCAGTAATCGCCGTCGGCGTCGCGGCGGAACAGGTACTCGGTGGAGATCCAGGTGTCGGCAGGGGCGAAGACGCCGCGCCGGACCGAGGCCGCCGGATCGATCGGACCCCGCGGGCGGGCCAGGAGCACGCCCACTTCGTCGGTGTCGGCGAGCCGGACGAATCCCCGCTCGTCTTCCTGGATGAGGTCGGACTCGGGGTCGTAGGCCGCCAGTGCCACCTGGCCGCTGCCGGGCAGCGGGCGACCCTTGCTGCCGATCTTGGCACCGGACACGTTGGCCAGTACCGCCTGGCCGTCGGTGGTGGCGAAGAACTCGACCACCCGGGCCGGAGCGAAGGCATCGGTGACCCGCTGCCACAGCCCGGACGGCATGCCGGAACCGATGAACAGTCGCACCGGGTGATTGCCGTGCAGCGCGAATTCGGGATCGTCGATCACGTCACGCAGCATCGCCCAGGTGTAGGACACCACGGTGACTCCGTACCGCCGGACCTCCTGGACAAAAGTGTGGGGATTCAGGCCGCGCGACAACGCGATGCGGGCACCACCGACCACAGCTCCGCCCAGAGCGACCAGCAGGCCGGACTGGTGGTGCAGCGGTGTCAGGCAATAGACGGTGTCGCCGCGGCCCAGGGCGGCGGTGGATGCGGTGCCCAGGGCCGACATGGCCCAGCGGTAGTTGGAAATCTGCTTGGCCACCAATTGTCCGCCGACGGTGCTGAATGCCACGAAGGCCAGATCGCGGGCCAGACCGGGGTTGGGTCGGTACCAGCCCGGCAGTTCCACGGCGTCCGGGTCTATCTGCTCCATGTCGATCACGTCGGCGTCGGCCGGCAGGTCCAGACTGCGCAGGTCGCCGCCGCCGAGCACCAGCACCTGCACCGACAGCTGCAGTGCGGCATCCAGGTGGGGCGGATCGGTGAGGATCTCGGTGACCCCGCCGACGCGGGCCGCAGCGGCCAGATCACCGTCGGGGGGCATCAGCACCGCGACGGCTCCGAGGCGGGACAACGCGGCGATGGCCACCAGCGCGCTGGGCCTGGTCTCCATGAGGACGCCCACGTGGTCGCCCTGACGGATGCCGACCTTGATCAGACCGCGCACCACGTTGTTGATCCGGCGATCGACGGCCTGGTAGGTGTGCACCCGGCCGTCGAACAGCAGGAATTCCCCGTCTGGTGCGCCGCGGGCCTGCTCGCTGACGATCCGCCCCAGAGAGATGCGGGTGTGATCGTTGATCTGGCCCAGCCGGGTCAGCCTGGGCAACGTACGGGCGGTCTCGATGGCCAGCGTGCGCAGTGAGCGATTGGTGGCCACCACCGCCCCGGCGGCTCCGCGGGCCAGCGACAACGCCACCTCCGAGGCCTCCCCCACCCCGTGTGCCACCCGGGACGCCAGCGGCACCCCGCTGTCGGTGTGCTCGCCGGGCTGATCCGGCATGGGTTCGACGTTGGCGGGTTTGGGTCCGAGCCCACCGAGCCACAAGACCCAGTCGGCGACCGTGGGCCACGTGATCTCGGCTGCCTTGGACCCCACCACCAGCCCGAAATGCCCGGCTCGCAACGTGGTCTCGTAGACGTCGGCGGTGGGCGCGGCTCGCTTGATGCCCCGCACCGAGGCCGGCTGGCCGATGTCGTCGACCTCACCGACGAACGCCAGCACCGGACAGGTGATGTCGCTTAGTGTCAGCAGCTGACCGTCGATGGCGAAGCCGCCGGTCATCATGCGGTTGTGCGAGATGAACTGCTTGAGCAGTTCTTGCACCGCGGGTCCCGACCACGCGATCCACCCCTCGGAGTCCAGGAACCGACGTTGCTGCTCACGCGGCAGCAGGGCCTCCCGGTCATGCAGCTGGCGCAGGAAGTCGACGCGTGCCTTGGCGGTCTTGAGCGGGTCCAGCATCTGGAACCCGGTGCGCGCCATCCATCCGGTGACGTCGAACCGGTTGAACACGTGGTCGGCCATGAAATCGGCGGCCAGCACGCCCAGGTTCGGCGGAATGCCCATCGGCAGTGCGGCAAGCGTGTCCACCGGTGAACCGAAAGCAATGATGCTGGCGATGTCCTTCGAGTGCCGCAGCGCGGCTGCCTGGTAGCAGAACATGCCGCCTTGGGAATAGCCCGCGAGGTGCACATCGTTGCCGGTGGTTTTCTTGATGGTGTCGATGGCGTCGTTGAGCGCGACGATGTGGTCGGTGAGCGTGCGGCGCATGCCGCCCTCGACCTTGTCCGGCTCGCCGAAGTCGATCACCCACGGGTCCAGGCCGGCGAAGTGCAGGATGCCGACGGCGCCGTCCTCGCGCGTGACGTCGAACATGTTGGCCGACATCATCATCGGGTGCACCATGAGCACCGGGGCGCCTACCTTGGCCTTGCCCGGTCTGCTGTCCGGCGGGAAGTAGCGCCGCAGCTTGTACATCGCGACGCTCTCGACGATCTGATACGGCGACGGAACCGAACCCGTCTCCAGGCCGCCCAGTCGCAGCACCTCGAGACCGTTCTGCGCAGTGGCCACCAGCCGCTCCACCGGTCTGGTGACTGCGGTCAGGTTCAGATCCATCCGGTGCTCCCCTGCTGAACGCCCTGCTCATCTCGCCCCGACGGCCTGCACATCATTCCACACACCCCTGTCACACCCGTCACCTTTGGTCACGTAGGCAACCAGAGTGCCAGGCACGATAGGGTCGGCCCAGTGGCACACCTACTCGGCGCCGAATCGTTGCGCCTCGAGTACCCGACCAGGGTCGTCTTCGACTCGGTGACCGTCGGCGTCAGCGACGGCGACCGGATTGGCATCGTCGGCCGCAACGGCGACGGCAAGTCCAGCCTGATGAACATGCTGACCGGACGGATCACCCCCGATGCGGGGCGGGTCACCCGGGTGGGCGGGCTGCGGGTGGGGGCGCTGGACCAGGCCGACGTCCTCGACGCGGAGGCGACCGTGGGCTTCAGCCTCGTCGGTGACACCGCCGAACACGTGTGGGCCGGGGACGCGCGGGTGCGCGACGTGGTGGGCGGTCTGGTGTCCGATCTGGACTGGAACGCCCCGGTGGGCACACTCTCCGGTGGTCAGCGCCGGCGCGTGCAACTGGCCGCCCTGCTGATGGGTGACTGGGACGTGATCGCGCTCGACGAGCCCACCAACCACCTCGATGTCGAAGGCATCACCTGGCTGGCCGCGCATCTGCAGCAGCGCTGGGCGCGCAACACCGGCGGACTGCTGCTGGTCACCCATGATCGCTGGTTCCTCGACGAGGTGGCGACCACCACGTGGGAAGTCCACGATGGAATCGTCGAGCCATTCGAAGGCGGCTACGCCGCTTACATCCTGCAGCGGGTGGAGCGCGACCGGATGGCGGCGGCATCGGAGGCCAAGCGGCAGAACCTGATGCGCAAGGAGCTGGCCTGGCTGCGCCGCGGCGCGCCGGCGCGCACGTCGAAGCCGAAGTTCCGCATCGACGCCGCCAACGCGCTGATCGCCGACGTGCCGCCGGTCCGCAACGGCATCGAACTGGCCAAACTGGCCACGGCGCGGCTCGGCAAGGACGTCATCGACCTACTCGACGTCTCGGTCCGGTTCGGCGATCGCGAGATCCTGCACGACATCGAGTGGCGCATCGGACCGGGTGAACGCACCGGGATCCTGGGCGCCAACGGCGCAGGCAAGTCCACCTTGCTCGGGCTGATCGCCGGCACGGTGACCCCGAGCTCCGGGCGGGTCAAACGGGGCAAGACCGTTCAGTTGGCCATGCTCGATCAGCAGGCCGGGATCCTGGCAGACGTCGAAGGTGACCTGGTGCGTGAGGTGATCGGCCGGTTGCGCGAGGGCTATCAGGTCGACGGGCGCGAGCTCACCCCGACCCAGTTGCTCGAGCGGCTGGGGTTCGCCCGGGATCAGCTCTCCACCCGGGTCAGCGAACTCTCCGGTGGCCAGCGCCGCCGGCTGCAGCTGATGCTGACCATACTCAGCGAGCCGAACGTGCTGGTGCTCGATGAGCCCACCAACGATGTCGACACCGAGATGCTGACCGCCACGGAGGACCTGCTGGACTCGTGGCCGGGCACGTTGATCGTCGTCTCCCACGACCGGTACCTGCTCGAGCGCGTCACCGACCAGCAGTACGCCGTGCTGGGCGGTTCGCTTCGGCACCTTCCCGGCGGCGTCGACCAGTACCTTCAGCTGGCCCGCACCCCCGCCGCGCCGGCGCCCGCCGCTGCCGCTCAGACCGGTGGGGGCGCCGCCCAGTACAGTGCCCGCAAGGAGTTGGGGGCGGTGGAACGCAAGCTGACCCGGCTCGGCGAGCAGATCACCGCTCTGCACACCACCATGGCCGACCACGACCAGAGCGATTACACCGGTCTGGCCGAGCTGACCGCCCGGCTGCGGGCACTGGAGACCGAGAACACCGACCTCGAAGAGCGCTGGTTGGAACTGTCGGAAGCCGCCGAATAACCTGACCCTGTGCGCTACGTGCTGCGGCCGCTGACCCTGTGGGTGCGGTACTTCCCGCAGCTCGCAGCGTGTTACCTGCTGGGCTATCTGGGCCGCCGCGGCGCCATCGAACTGGCGGCATGGGCGGGCTACGACAACAAATGGTGGGCGTCGGTGATCATGCCGCTGGCCGGCCTGGCCCGGCTGGCGTCGTTCATCGGAATGTTCCTGATACTGCGGCCGGCATTTCCGGTGCTGGCCAATTTCTCCACTCGCAGGCTGCGCGACGTCGACGTGTTCTCCACCATCGTGTTGCCGTTCCTGGCGATCTACATGGCCTGGCAGATGTTTCGGGAGGACTGGCTGGCCTTCGAGGCCCGGGCCCTGGTGTACCGCGTCGACGAGGCGGTGACCTCGCCGCAGCCCACCGAGCTCGACCCGGCGTCGATCCCGGTGGGCACCAGCACCGTGGTCCTGATCGGCTGCGCGCTGGTGCTGCGTTATCTGCTGAGCTGGTCGAAGGACCGCCTGCCCGGGTGGATGGTGGCGGTCCGGGTGTATGTCGACACCCTCTGGGTTTTCCTGGCGTTGAGCTTCTCGGTGAATCAGGGGCTGACGCTGCTGCTGAACCCCGCCGGCTGGATCGCCGAGCGGCGAATAGTCGTGTGGTTCACCACAACCCGCGCGGAGATGTTCTCTCACTTCCGGCCGCTCGAGGCCGCCTGGGACACTGTGATGTGGGCGCTGCGCACGGTGTTCGGCGGCGCTGCAGTTCCGCTGATCTGGCTTGCGGTGGCCGGCGTGGTCTACGGGGTGGCCCTGACGGTCAACTGGCGAGACACCGTACGCCGACTGGGCGGCGTGCGCGCATGGTCGGTGTTCCACCGAACGGCACCGGTTCAGAAACAACTGAGCAGCCGGTGGGTACTGATGCCGAAATCGTTGCGGGACAAGGCACGCGAGCACGCGCTGGGCCAGCTGGGAAAGTTCCGCCCCATCGTCGACTCCGCGCGACTGATCCTGCACGGCGGAGTGCTGGCGCTGTCGCTGTACGTGCTGGCATACCTGGGTCTGGCCTGGCTGGACATGGCGGGCAGCTTCTACCGCGCCCAGATGGGCGACGGCTACCTGGTGCGTGGGGTGGCGTGGCTGGCGGGACCCCAACCCTGGGCCTTCTGGAACAACACGCTGGACACCCTGAGCCTGGCGTCCCATCTGCTGATCGAGCCACTGCGGATCTGCGTGGTCGCCAGCACCTTCGTCTACTGCGTCGAACGGGTGGCACACACGGCTACAACATCAGACGCACCAGAATCCGCCCCATCCAGTCCGTGAGATCCACCGCGGTCGGCGAGACGCCTGCGGGCAGCAGAAAACTGAACTGCGCCAGGCCCGGCCGCCCGCAGACGGCATTCGTGCCGCCGGGGGGCAGCGGCCCGTAACCCGCGACGGGCTCCGCCGACCACCGCCGGTGACCGTCGGTGATCACCGCCGAGCACCCGGGCAGTCCCGGCCCCTCGGACTCGATGACGACCACGTGGACCAGCGTGCCCGGCGGCAGATCCGGGTTCAACCGGTTCGGGGACGAGCTGTAGAAGCGGGTCCGGTCCACCCGCCAGAGCTGCCCGGCCGCGGTGCCCAACTCACCGGACGGCACCACGTATTCGGGAACGGTCATGTCGCGGTAGTCCGACCAACTGGGCCAGAGCGTGGTGACCGTCGCGACGGCCAGTGCGGCCGCCGCCGCCGCGGTGCCCAGCAGATTGCGCTGCCACAGCCGGATCACGACGCGCT from Mycolicibacterium tokaiense includes the following:
- a CDS encoding DNA-3-methyladenine glycosylase gives rise to the protein MHPLDVDPVSAARRLLGASLWCRGVEAKIVEVEAYGGPADGPWPDPAAHSFRGRGGRNTVMFDRAGLLYTYRSHGIHTCANVVCGPDGDAAAVLLRAAMVVDGVEIAQQRRGMAVTTAALARGPGNLCSALGIVMTDNGTDLFSDESPVRLELATVAGSTAGPRVGVSKAADRAWRFWLTGHPEVSAFRRSPRAPAMGLSD
- a CDS encoding ABC transporter ATP-binding protein; translation: MMSSSGDEFLTSADAVNIVGLRVVRGSNTVLHNLDLTIRRGSITGLLGPSGCGKTTLMRCIVGTQVIAAGRVDVLGRPAGSRALRHRVGYVTQNPTVYADLRVIDNVRYFAALFGVAPSVAAEAVSAVGLGEHRNSYCADLSGGQRSRVSLACALVGAPELLVLDEPTVGLDPVLRVDLWDRFADLTRRGTTLLVSSHVMDEADHCGDLLLMRDGHLLAHTTPARLREDTRCNSLEDAFLSVIRHSTAA
- a CDS encoding ABC transporter permease, producing MQLAGGRVPVGHQAQHRSLTGRRRVAARPYLATTARILRQLAADHRSIAMILVVPTLVIVLMYFMFDNTPASFNAACLMLLGLLPLVVMFLITSISMQRERASGTLERILTTPLRRGDLLAAYGTAFSLAAAAQATIACVVAFWLLGFDTAGSPVWVFVIAIVNAVLGVGLGLLCSAFARTEFQAVQFMPVVVVPQLLLCGIIVPRPLMPEWLQWISNAMPASYGLEALREVGAHPELTGIAVRDIVVVVAFAVTALALAAVTLRRRTP
- a CDS encoding TetR family transcriptional regulator, with amino-acid sequence MTTENRRRPGRPTGASDTREKILASAREMFARNGIGNTSIRAIAADAGVDSALVHHYFGTKEKLFTAAINISFDPAQILVPLATVPVAELGRTLPSLILPLWDSEVGAGMVATLRSAITGDDLTMFRSFLRDVVVHHLAARVDEPAGTGVLRAEFAATQVLGVVMARHILRLEPMASLPVEQIVDTIAPTLQRYFTGALPGY
- a CDS encoding Trm112 family protein gives rise to the protein MLDEKLLTILVCPADRGPLMYTADLLYNPRLRRAYRIDDGIPVLLVDEARDVDDAEHARLVGEAQ
- a CDS encoding acyl-CoA synthetase, which translates into the protein MDLNLTAVTRPVERLVATAQNGLEVLRLGGLETGSVPSPYQIVESVAMYKLRRYFPPDSRPGKAKVGAPVLMVHPMMMSANMFDVTREDGAVGILHFAGLDPWVIDFGEPDKVEGGMRRTLTDHIVALNDAIDTIKKTTGNDVHLAGYSQGGMFCYQAAALRHSKDIASIIAFGSPVDTLAALPMGIPPNLGVLAADFMADHVFNRFDVTGWMARTGFQMLDPLKTAKARVDFLRQLHDREALLPREQQRRFLDSEGWIAWSGPAVQELLKQFISHNRMMTGGFAIDGQLLTLSDITCPVLAFVGEVDDIGQPASVRGIKRAAPTADVYETTLRAGHFGLVVGSKAAEITWPTVADWVLWLGGLGPKPANVEPMPDQPGEHTDSGVPLASRVAHGVGEASEVALSLARGAAGAVVATNRSLRTLAIETARTLPRLTRLGQINDHTRISLGRIVSEQARGAPDGEFLLFDGRVHTYQAVDRRINNVVRGLIKVGIRQGDHVGVLMETRPSALVAIAALSRLGAVAVLMPPDGDLAAAARVGGVTEILTDPPHLDAALQLSVQVLVLGGGDLRSLDLPADADVIDMEQIDPDAVELPGWYRPNPGLARDLAFVAFSTVGGQLVAKQISNYRWAMSALGTASTAALGRGDTVYCLTPLHHQSGLLVALGGAVVGGARIALSRGLNPHTFVQEVRRYGVTVVSYTWAMLRDVIDDPEFALHGNHPVRLFIGSGMPSGLWQRVTDAFAPARVVEFFATTDGQAVLANVSGAKIGSKGRPLPGSGQVALAAYDPESDLIQEDERGFVRLADTDEVGVLLARPRGPIDPAASVRRGVFAPADTWISTEYLFRRDADGDYWLVDNRPGLLRTKRGVVYAEPITNALSMIPAVDLAATYGVEAGEGQLAVTALMLRPGATVTAADIGEALAHLVVGLPPDIVHVVPDLPLAATYRPMIGELRAAGVPKAGRTTWVLDPATGQYKRLTAAVRGRLEAAE
- a CDS encoding ABC-F family ATP-binding cassette domain-containing protein produces the protein MAHLLGAESLRLEYPTRVVFDSVTVGVSDGDRIGIVGRNGDGKSSLMNMLTGRITPDAGRVTRVGGLRVGALDQADVLDAEATVGFSLVGDTAEHVWAGDARVRDVVGGLVSDLDWNAPVGTLSGGQRRRVQLAALLMGDWDVIALDEPTNHLDVEGITWLAAHLQQRWARNTGGLLLVTHDRWFLDEVATTTWEVHDGIVEPFEGGYAAYILQRVERDRMAAASEAKRQNLMRKELAWLRRGAPARTSKPKFRIDAANALIADVPPVRNGIELAKLATARLGKDVIDLLDVSVRFGDREILHDIEWRIGPGERTGILGANGAGKSTLLGLIAGTVTPSSGRVKRGKTVQLAMLDQQAGILADVEGDLVREVIGRLREGYQVDGRELTPTQLLERLGFARDQLSTRVSELSGGQRRRLQLMLTILSEPNVLVLDEPTNDVDTEMLTATEDLLDSWPGTLIVVSHDRYLLERVTDQQYAVLGGSLRHLPGGVDQYLQLARTPAAPAPAAAAQTGGGAAQYSARKELGAVERKLTRLGEQITALHTTMADHDQSDYTGLAELTARLRALETENTDLEERWLELSEAAE